AAATCCTGCTCGCCAGATTTGGGCACATCAACACCTACAACCCAAGTGTTTCCATCTTCTTTTTTGCCTTTGGCTCTGATTTCGCCACCGATTTCAACTAAGTAACTTTTTACCCCCGCTTTGTCGAGCAAATGCGCCACATAGTCATTGATGTATCCCGTAATCGCATTGAAAACCAATTCGGTTCTGGCGTCGTTTTTCAAAATTGAATCGTTACGCACAGCGGTTTTGGCAATTCCCACAAATTGCATTACTGAATCCACCTGCGCTTGGCTCGGTTTATTGTGGATTTTAGCCTTTTTAAAGCCGTAAAGATTAGAAAGTGGCTGCACCGTAGGGTCGAAATAGCCGTCAGTTTTTTGGTTAAAATCTTGACATTGTTTCCATAAATCTATCACGACAGAATCCACAGCCGTTCCTTTTTCCGATTGGTTGAATCGCTCCACATCGGTTCCAGATTTGTAGGTGGAAATTTTATCGTCGAAAAAGGTAAGTGCTTTTACAATTTCATCGCTTAAATCTTTGTCAGAATAATATTGAATCCCATAAGTCGATCCAAATGCATCGCCTTTTGCGTAGCGCAAAGTAGGTTCAGAAGATTCCGTTTTTTTATTACATCCTACATTTAATAATAAAAGTGAGGATGCTAAAATAATTGATTTTTTCATTAGCTTAAAAAATTAAATCCATTAAAAAGTAATTTGTAGGCTTCTCCTTTTACAGGTTTTCGGTTTAAATCATCGGCGTGCGTGATGCCTACGCCCGCAAACCAAACGCGTGCATCTTGCTCGCGTGCGTGCGCCACCATTTTGCTTGCAATGGCGGGCAACCTTGTGTAATCATCGGGTGGGATCGAAGCTTGTACCAAAACAAATATATTTTTTTCGTTTTTTTTGTAGGTTACAAATTGTGGATGTTTTTTGAGTTTGCTATTCACGGCAAGAAATTCAAATCCCATTTTTTGAAGCTCTTCGCCTATAAAATTCATTGCCATGTAGTGCAATTCTTCTTCGGTAAATTCCATGCTAAATTTATTTGAATGTGCAAATTACTATAAAAATTTCTTTTAATTTTGCTCGAAAGAATTTTTTTGATGAGAGAGCGTATAATTTTTTTTGATGGTGTATGCAATTTATGCGATGGACTGGTGCAATTTATTTTAAAAAGAGATAAAAATAAAATATTTAAATTCAGTTCGTTGCAATCCAATTTTGCGCAAAAAAAAATAGCAGAATTCGGTGAAAACGCTCAAAACTTAAATACCATTTTTTATCTAAAAGATGAGAAGTTATTTAGCCAATCTCAAGCTGTGCTAGAAATTGCTCGGGATTTAGGCGGCTTGTACCAAATATTCTATATTTTTAAGGTTTTTCCGCACTCATTCAGAGATTTCTTGTACCAAAGAGTAGCAAAAAATCGCTATAAATTATTTGGGCAAAAAAACGAATGTATGCTCCCAACGCCTGAATTAAAAAATCGATTTTTGGATTAATTTTCGGCTTCGCCTTCTTCTGGAATAGGTTTTACCTTGATGTATTTTTCTGATTGCTCGATAGCGTCCATTACTTGGTCTATGATTTTTTGAGTGCTATCGTTCTCATAATCAATTTCTAAAGGTTTTTTGAAAGTCATGGTTTGCTCCACGCCGCGTTTTTTAATTAAAAGACCTTTTTTGTCAAACGAACGACGGAATCCATCAATCACTACAGGAACCACAATCGGTTTATTCTTTTTGATGATGTGCGCTGTCCCTTTTCTGCCAGGGGCAAAGGCCTTGGTGGTACCTTGTGGGAAGGTAATTACCCAGCCTTGTTGCAAAGCTTTCTCAATATTGTCGATTTCCTTTAAATCAACCTTTCTTTTAATGTCTTTTCCCGCTTCGCGCCATGTTCTTTTCACGGTTACGGCTCCTGCGAGAGAAAATAATTTAGCCAAAAGTCCTTTATTCATAGTTTCTTTTGCTGCGACATAATACATGTCAATTTTAGGATTGAGCAAATAAATCGGGTTTTTAATCGAATTTTGGAACCCATTTTTCACACTACTAAAGACATGATACATGGCTGAAACATCAGCAAAATAGGTTTGGTGATTCGATACAAAAAGTACATTTTGCTCAGGTAGATTGGCGATATTTTCGGTTCCTTGGATTTTCAACTTGTTGAATCCGTTGTATCTACGATACGAAATTGCTCCAAAGGTGAAAATGATAAATCGCTTGATGAAATGTGGATACCCAAAGGCATCGAAAAATATATTTTTTTTATGATTCACAATCCTAATTTTTTCAGGTTACAAATTTAATGAATTTCGCAAAAATACAAGGAATTCATTTAGCATCATTGCGGTTGCGCCCCAACAAATCAAATTGTTTGGTAAGGCAAAAGCAGGCACTTGGTGTGCAATGTTGTCCACGACCACGGTGTGTTCTATAATGTTGGGCGAGTGAATAAATTCATTTAATTTTAATGGAATTATGGCTTTTACTTCGCGCTCAGATGGTATGAAATCTGGTCTGCCTTTGTAGATTCCCACAAATGGATGCACGATGAAATTGCTCGGTGGGATGAACAATTGGCTTAATTCTCCTACGATTTCAATGCAATTAGGGTCGGCATTGATTTCTTCCAAACTTTCACGCAGAGCTGTAGCTTGTAAATTTTCGTCTATCGCTTCGACGCGGCCGCCAGGGAACCCAATTTGATTAGAATGCACGCCAGGATAGGTGTTTCTGTGAATTACGGGAAAATACAATTCGCCATTTTCTTCATACACAATGATGAGCACCGCAGCAATCCTTGGATTGGCAGGATTATATCTCGCCTTGTCTACCAAGTTTTGGCGATAGGGCGGTGCCATTACTTTTTGGGCTTTCCAGCCAGGTGTTTTTGTGTTTCTGAATAGACTTTTAATATTAGAGGATGTAAGGTTATTCATGATTGAAGGTTTATAAAAAAGGCTATACTTGCATAAAGTATAGCCCTAATTTATGAATTTTAATCTTTAAAAACTGAATTATCTTCTTCTTTTTTTAGATTTTCTTTTTTTATTAGCTTTTTTCAATTTTTCAGCTTTGCTTTTCACGGGCTCTGCAGAAACACTACCTTTAGCATTAGATACTTCTTCCGCTTTTTTAAGTGCTTTCAATGCATCTACCACTACACCGTGGGTAGAAATATCTTTCAAGTTTTCGTTGTAGTTTCCAGTTTCGATTAAGATATTTCTGATTTCTTGTGCAGTAAGGTTAGGGAAGTAGCTCCAAACCAATGCAGCCACACCAGCTACTACTGGAGATGCCATTGATGTTCCTTGCAAGTATTTGTAGCTTGCATCTGGCACAGTAGAGTAGATTTCTACTCCAGGGGCAAAGATGTCTACTTGTTGTTTACCATAGTTTGAGAAACTAGCTTTGATGCTGTTATTGTTAGGTGTGCTAGCTCCTACAGTAAGCAATGTGTTACTTACAGGATGACCATTTCTAAAGTTGGTAGGATAATGAATATCTTTGTCGATGTTCACATCATCATTACCTGCTGCTTTTACTAAAAGAACATTGTGATCTGTAGCATATTTAATTGCATCCCATACTGCTTGTTTGTTTGGAGAATATGGTTTACCGAAACTCATGTTGATGACTTTTGCACCATTATCTACTGCGTAGCGGATTGCGTTTGCCACATCTTTATCTCTCTCATCGCCATCTGGCACAGTGCGCACATTCATGATTTTTACATTTTCAGCGACACCATTCATTCCGATACCGTTGTTTCTCACAGCACCTATGATACCTGCCACATGCGTTCCGTGAAGTGCATCTGGACCTTCTACTGTATTGTTTCCGTAGATTCTTTCGTTTACATCATTGTAGTTATCTCCTACGATAGCGCGTGGATCATAATCAAGGTTTAAATAATAATCTAATTTCCCTTTATAGTGTTCAGCGTAATCATTACCTTGTTCTTTAATTTCATCGATAATTTTGTTGGGAGTAGAGCCAAAATATTGTTCGGCTTCTGGTGAATTTACAGCTTCTATTATTTTTTCTTTTAATAGAATAGCACCTTGGCTCTTCGGTTTTAATGCTTTTACTTCCTCAATGCTGATAACTTTGTCTCCACCATATTCTTTAGCAAAATCTTGGTAGATAGTTAGAATTTGATTGATTTGCTCTTGAATTTTAGCTACATTCATTTGCGCTTCAGTCAATTCTTCTTTGTATTTTGGAAGAATTTCTTGATACAGGGCGTATTTTTTAGGATACTTTTGCTGGTTAAGTTTGTTTTCGGCTTCGTTTTTAGAATCAAATAAAGCTTTGTATTCTCTTACCAAACGAGTGATTTCTGTGTTGTCGTGGTCTACATCTCCATTTGGCCCACCGATAAAGTTCCATCCGTGGATATCGTCGATATATCCATTTCCATCATCGTCCACTCCGTTTCCTGGGATTTCTTTTACATTAGTCCACATGTTTGCTTGTAAATCTGGGTGATCTCCTTCGATACCACTATCGATTACAGCAACGATTACTGGGCTAGATTTCAATCCTTTAGATTTTGCATAAGCATATGCATCGTCTGTGGCTACTCCATAGATTGAATCTTTGGCGTAGTTTACATGAAACCAATTTTGTTTGGCTAATTCTTGAGCTGAAGGTTGTTCTTGTGCAAACACAAAACTAGCTACAAGAGATAAACTGAGTACTAATTTTTTCATTTATTGTTGTTTTAAATTTTTAATATAAACTATACTTTGGGGTCCTTCATTAAACAATAGATCCACTACGCTTAAATCTGGAATAAATTGTAATTTTTCGCTAAAAACTTGCGTATATTCTGGCAAATCTTCTACAGGATTTTTGGCATTATAAGTTTGTCTAAAATCTGTAGCGGGCGATTCAATATACGATTCAGAAAGCGAAAATTTATTTTCAACTTGAAGCAAATTCAAAAGTTGTTCCAAAATTTCCAAATTCAAGTCTAAAAGGAATTTATGTTTTTTCTCAAACACGGGCATCAAATCGTCTTCGTAGTATTCAAAATAGGGAGAACGGCGATAGGCTGCCTCAAAGGAGCGCAAATGTTCCTTTTGCCAATCTTGGGCATAGCTTATTTGCAAATCCTTCATGGCGCGCTTTCCTGTGTGGGCAATGGGCACTACGAGTTTTTGCAAGCCGTTTGGGCTCAGGATATGACAACGATTTCTGTAAGTTTGTTTTTGGTAATTTTCGTACACATCAATGCACGGATTTTCTTGCGATAAAAAATCTGCAAAAAACCGAATTGGTGGAAAATATTGTGATGAAAATGCGTTCAATTCCATATGATTTGCTACAAAAATAAACATTTTTCTGGATAAAGGATTAAATAATTTCTGAATATAAATTATCTAATTAGCTATGTTTTCAAAACTTAGAAAAAAAAGCAAATTTTTTATTTTTCTTTCTCCTCTTTTGATTTTTCGTTGAGATGGATGTTCCAAACTTTTACTTCATCTTTTTCGGTAATGCCTTTGAGAATTTCGATGTTTTCGCCATCACTCACGCCTAAACGAATGGGTTTTTTGATCCATTCTTCGCCGTTTTTCACTTCTACAAAGGCAGTGCCGTCGCCTTCATACTGAATGTCTGATTCAGCTAAAACCAATACATTTTTCTTGTTCTCGGTTGTGATTTCGGCGTTGGCACTGTAGCCTGCACGGATGAAATCGTTTTGATTTAAATTCACGCTGGCTTTGATTTCAAATTCTACAATCCCATTGTTTCTGATTCCCGATGGTGCGATAAAATCAAGGGTTCCCGTAAAAGTTTCGTTGGGCAAAGCACCGATTTTGATTTCAAGTGGCATGCCTATCTTTAGTTTTCCTACTTCGGCTTCGTCTACACGACCTTCAAAAATCATGTCTTTGATATTGGCAATGGTGGCAATGGTTGTCCCTGTGCTAAAGTTGCTGATTTCTTGCACATTGTCTCCAATTTCTACGGGAATGTCCAAAATCATTCCGTTGATAGTGGAGCGAATTTGCGTAGTAGAATATTGCTCAAGCCCAGGTGCCACGCCTGTTTTGGCGGTGTGGTAATTGTTTTCGGCATTTTTTAAACTTTGTTTGGCTGAATTATAAGCTGCAAGGGCTGTTTCATATTCGGCTTTGGAAATCACACCCTGCGAGTAGAGCAATTTTTGGCGATTGTAGTGTCGCGTTTGGTTGGCAAGTTCCGTTTTTGTGGAATTGATTTGCATCTGTGCTGAATTTAGGCTATTGACATTGGGGATTACCTTTATTGTGGCAAGCAGTTGTCCATTGGTAACCTCCATACCCTCTCTCACCTTGATGGATTGAATTACCCCCGTGATGTTAGGTTTAATTTCGATTTTTTCGCGTGGTTTTACTTCGCCTGTAGCGACTGCCGTTTTCTTAATGTCTGTTCTAAAAGCATGTGTGGTCTCGTACACCACATTTTCGGCAGTACTTTTTTGGTAGTTATAGGAAAAAGCCCATATTCCTAGGCATAAAACTAATAAAACAAGGACTGCTATAATGATTTTTTTAGCTTTCATGTGTTAGATAATTAAGGTTTGGCTAAAATATGGATTTTATTTGAAATAAGCGCGTCTAGAAACGAAAAAAATAGTCGTTTTCTAAACGCGCTTAGATTTAAAATTGTGAAAGGTTTTAGCTTCTTACGAATTTGCCAACGCTCTCTAGTAGCTGTGGGCGATCTTCTAAAGCGATTCTGGATACGGCGTAGAAATCTCGCACCCAATCGGAAAGCTCGGTAAAGGCTTTGTTTTTCTGTTGGGTAGCGTTTTGGTTTTCGCCTTTTTCTTTTTCGTATTTGGCGCGTAGGCTTTCCACTTTTTGGATTTGTGCCACTTGGGCTTCTACTACGCTTTGATTGATTTTAAATTTTTCTAACAAAGGTTTGGCTTCGCTATGGCTTTGGGCTTGCTCATAAAAGGTTTTGATTTCCTCCAATGCCTTGAGATAGGCGGCAGATAGTGTGCCATCGATAGCGAGGCTTTTCCAGAGTTCTGTTCTTTTCATCAAAGCCACTTTGGCTATTTTTCTGTGTTTGCCGTAGGCTTTTTTTAGGGTGTCAAAGGCGTCAGCAAATTGGGCATAGGCTTCTTTTTCTTCGGCGGTTTCTTGCTTGTTTTGGTTATAGAGCTGTTGTGTTTTGTCGAATAGCGCTTTGCCTTCCTTTATTTTAGTATCGTCATAGCCATATTCTGCCATTTCGGTTTTTAAGTCTTGCACCTCATCTAGATTGGTGAATAGTAATCTGTAATTTTCGAGGTACTGGAGTTCGGAAATGCTTTTTGTTCTGCTCATAGTTTTAATATTTTGGGTTATTGATATTAAGTTTTTTGAATTATTTTTAATTTTATGAATAAAAACTGTTCATTCTTCTATCGCCGTGAGTTGTTTTCTTATTTTTATTCAATAATTTGTGTCGCCCATTGCCATTCTTCTGTCGCCGTGAGCCGTTTTTCTATCGCCGGCACCTGTTTGTGTGTCGCGCTTAGTGGTTTTTGCTTGGATGTGGGATAAAGTTATTGATTTTTTATAAAACTTCCCAATCTTCGTAGCCTTTTTTCCCACCTTGTCATGCTGAACATGTTTCAGTATCGCATGTGTTTTGCTGGTGAGACCCTGAAACAAGCTCAGGGTGACAAAATTACGCTATTTTCTTCTGATTAATATCCGTGCATAAGTTATTTTGCCATTTATTTTGCCTTCGGCATTTTTTATCATTCCTGGTATAGAAGTCGCCGAATGAGTATTCTTTTGTAAACATTCTTGCCATTGACTAGAGTTTCTTTGGCATTGTTCATTACCCCTGGAATGGTCATAATTTCTTGATAAGGATTCTGAAGTATGGTTGTACTCTCTCTCTCTCTCTCTCTCTCTCTCTACAAAATCAGGGTTTCGGCTAAGTGAATATACTAAATCTTTACCATCATTACCTTTTCGAAAAGCGACGATTTCAAACTGTTCGGGGTTGTATTTATCCAAAAAGGTAATAGGCACTCCCATTACACCTCTATAATCGCACGGGATTTCAGCGACTTTGTTTACATTGATGGCATCATAATTATCATATTTGGGATATTCCTCTGGTGTATACTTTTTATATAAAATAAGCTTTTCGTGGCGTTTGTTATGGTCGAGGTTGGTAAACCAATGGACATTTCTAAATTTGACTAATCCAGTGTCCTCATTATAAACACCTTTTGCAAAATTTTCTTTTGGTTGAGTAGTTTCGAAATAAGCATTACCTCCTCTAAAACCATATCCAAGCCACATTTTATTTGCAGAGATAAGTGGAAAAATCTCTTTGTAAGTAATGGCATTCATACTTCCTATCACTAAAAACTTTTTGTCGTATTCTATGAGTTGGGCAATATACTCTCTAAAGAGTGAAAAAGGAGGATTGGTTACTATGATATCTGCCTGTTTGAGTATATCTATACTCTCTGGGCTCCTAAAATCGCCATCGCCTTTTAGCGGAGTTACGCCAATCTCATCGGGGTCGGGTGTGTGGTTCCCGTTTTTGTCGCCAGTGTATTCAAGCATAATGGCTTCTTTGGCTTCGCCTTGGCTAAAAAGATCCATTTGCTGATTCTTATAGCAAGTAGTGATAAGTTTTTTGAGCCCTAATCGTTCAAAATTATAAGAAAAGTAATGAAAAAAATTACTAATACGAGGGTCGTCGCAATTGCAGTAGACTACTTTATCTTTAAAATGGTGAGCATAATGTTTGAGTTCATTTTCTATATCGGAGAGTTGTGTATAAAACTCATCGTTTTTCCCTTTTTTTGCTTTATGTAGATTCTTGTTTAGTGATTTTGCCATTGTTTTATTTCTCGTGCAGATTGATTTTTTGTTTATTTTCCAGATTTTCTTCTATTATCTTCTTTGCAAAGCATTTGGCAGTTTTGGGGGTTAGTTTTTCCTCCTTCGTGCCATGGGGTGATATGGTCTGCTTCCATTTCTTCTATTTCAAAATGTTGCTCACACATGGGGCAAATGCCCTCTTGTCGCTCGTAGGCTTCTCTTTTCATTTGCGGTGTAAAGGCTCTAATGTTAAGGTGTTTTTCTTTGCCAGTTAATACATAATAATAAATTCCTTTTTTGGCGGTTACATCATCATCCAGCATTAGTTTTTTTATTTGTTCCTCTAATTCCGTAGGGCTTAATTTTGCGTCCTTATATTCATTGTAAAGCTCTCCCCATTCAATGCCTTTCATCTCCTTTCTGTATTCTGGGAATGTAGCTCCTACCCAACTGATAACACTTTGAAAATAATTCCACAAATTAATTGCTGTTGGGTCATTTTGATGTTTACTCATGTGAATTTCTATATTACCATTTGAAATCCATTTTATTGCTGTTTCTAAAAACTTTTGTCTATTTACGGCTCCAGTTAAATAATTATGTCCAATTTGGTAAGCAGGACATGAAGTCCGGCTAAAATATCTTTTAGCGTCAGCTAGCCAAGAACCCGTATATACTGCATTTCTTAGCTCTTGTTCTTCTAGTTTTTCTCCAGCGATATTAATGGTTTTAAACCATTCAAGTTTTTCGCTGTCTGTCCCTTCACATACATAGACCATAAGTTTATAGTCTAAAAATCTATTTTTTTCATCTTCTTGAAGGTTGTGGAAATATCTCATTTGAGGAATATCTCCAAATATACATGAAAAATCTCCTGCTACGAATTGACAAATGGAAATGGTGCGCTGTTGCCCATCTATTACTTCAAATGTTCCATCATCTCTTACTGCCCAATACATTACATTAAGTGGAAACCCCCTCTCTATCGTATCAATAACGGCGTTTCGTTGTTTCTCATTATAAACGAATTCTCTCTGATAAGGTGGGCGAATATCTAGCTTTCCAGAGTAGCCAACGACACCATTCTCTTGGTGATCTTGATAGCCTTCAATAAGCTCTCGAATAGTGATTTCTTTAAGTTTAATATTCATAGTTTTATTAATGCTAAAATGATACCTTTAATTTGGGCTTAAAGTTAATGATTTTTTATTATTTTCTAATTTTAAAAATTAAGTTGCGTGAGGGATAGAGCCGATATCCTTTTTGCGAGGCTTTGTGCCGAGCAAAAGATAAAGGCGAAAGCCCGACCCGTAGGGGCACGCCCAAAAAATATGAATTTGGTATATTTCTACTCCTCTCGCAAGGCATCAATGGGTTTTATGGCAACGGCACGCAGGGCTGGAATAAGCCCCGCTAAAAGCGACATAACTAAGACCAATACAAATGCTCCGAGCAATATTTTGATGTCGATAGAGCTATTTACAAACGGGATATCGTTGTCTTCGGAGTTGGCGACATAGGTGTTTATGCTCGCTAAAAATGCGGTGCCTGCGATGATGCCTATAAGCCCCGAGAAAAAGGTGATGACGCTACTTTCGATCAAAATCTGACTCACGATTTGGGAGGGCGGTGCGCCCAAGGCTCGGCGGATTCCGAATTCTTGTGTGCGCTCCTTGACGGTGATGAGCAAAATCGAGCTCACGGCCAAAACGCCCGCCAAAAGTGTGAAAAAGCCCACGACGACGGTGAGAAATTCCAAACCTTGCATAAATCTGAACATTTTACCAAACATTTCGCCCAGATTGAATGAGCCAAGTGCCTGTGTATCGTTGGGCGCGATGTGGTGGCGTGTTTTTAGAAAATCCTTGATTTGTGTTTCTGCTTTTTTGATGTCGGCGTAGTCGTCGATATTGATCACGATTAAGCCCACATTGTTTCCTTGGTTAAAGATTTGATTGAAGGTGGCAAATGGAATGGTAACGGTGCTCCCGCTATCTATCCCGCCTTTGGAGTCGCCAGAATATACGCCCACAACTTTGAAACTTACCCCGTTGATTTGAAGGGTGGTGCCCAGCGGATTGCTTCCTTTGTCATAAAGTTCGTCGATCAAGCGGTCGCTTATCACGGCAACTTTGGCATTATTTTCAATATCTTTTTGGGTGATGTATCTGCCCTTTAAAATCTTTTTGACAAAGATTTTGTTTTGCTCTGGGAAATCTCCAAAAATGCTATAATTCCCATTTTTGGCTTGGTGCACCACGCTTGCGTTGTTTCGCTGGCGAGGTGTGATGATTTTAATTTCCTTAAACTTCTTTTTTAAAGCCTCGATGTCGCTCAGCTGAAAACGGAATGTTCTTCCACGCCCAAATCCGTCGTAGGGAACGCTCGTTTGCTGTGTCCAGATAAAAAGGCTATTGGTGCTTGTGCCTTTCAACTCCTTGTCAAAACCATTGCTTAAGCCATTGACCACACCAAGCAAAAACACAAAAAGCAACATGCCCCAAGCTACGCCCACCATGGTGAGCAGCGTGCGTGTCTTGTTTTTTTCTAAAGCGTGGTAAATTTCGCTCCAAGTATCTCGTTCAAATATCAACATTTTAGTTACTGTTTAAGGCTTCAATAGGTTTAATTTTAGCGGCTTTTCTAGCGGGAATAAAACCTGCCAATAAGCCAGAAATAAGCAAAATTATGGCGGCTAGCACAATGCGTGAAGACTCTACTGTGGCGTTGTAAATCATATAATCTTGCAACGAATCTTTTACAGAGTAGGTGAGTAGCATACCCATAAAAATCCCGATAAATCCAAATAAAAAGGTGATTGCCAAGGCCTCTTGCAAAATAAGACTGATGATATTAAAAGGCGTAGCACCCAAGGCTTTTCTGATGCCGATTTCCTTGGTGCGTTCCTTTACGCTAAAGACCATCATATTGGCAATACTCACCACGCCCGAAATCAAACTACCAATCCCAATGACCAAAACGATAATGGTAAAAACATAAAAAAACATATTGGTGCTATCGAGTGCATCTTTTGGGTCGTATGCTCGGACTCCGCGTGTGTCGTCTGGCGAAACGCTGTGTTTAATTTTTAATTCTTTTTCCACCTCTTGTGCAATGTCGTGCAGCTCATCTAAACTTGAGTTTGGCAAAGGATATAAGGTAAAATTATCTATATTTTGAGTTCCGTAAATCACATGGTAGGTGTTGATGGGCAGGTAAATATAGCGTTCTTTGTCGTCGCCCTCTTCGCTCGAGTACACGCCCACAACTTTGTAGAGCGTATTGCCCAGCTGAATGTTTTCGCCCACGGCAGATTTGTTTTTAAATAAATCTTTTTCTACCAATCTGCCGATTACTACATTTTTCTCAATCGACTGATTGTCGAGCGGATCGAGAAAACGCCCAGAAATGATTTTTAAATCACTGGCTTTTTTCTCTTTGGAAGTGGTTCCGATTAAATTATAATTTCCGAATTCCGAGAAATTCCTAGCCGTAACCATTTGGGAAATATGAGGCAAAACGATTTCTATTCGGTCTTTTAGCAATTCTTGTAAAAATTGATAATCCGATTTTTTAAGCTGAATGTAGCGATTGGGCTGCTTGCCTTTGTAGGGCAAGGTGGTGTAGTTTGTGTAAACTTCGATGGTCATCATATTGGGTGGTAAAAATTGCTCCTCAAAACCGTTCTGCAAACCTTTACTTAGTCCAAAAAGCGTGATAAATACAAATAATGCCAATGCAATGGTAGCACCCGATAAGAATGTCCTTAATTTATTGCTCCGAATCGAAGCCCAGATTTCTGCCCAGCGATCTATATCAAACATTACACACGCACTTGGTTAATCTTTTCGTCTTCTATAATCACACCGTCTTTCAATCGCACAATCCGCTTGCACATATGTGCAATGTCGTCTTCGTGCGTTACCATTAGGATTGTTTTTCCTTCATCATTTATTTGCTGAATCAGGCGCATCACTTCTTGCGAGGTTACACTATCTAGCGCACCCGTAGGCTCATCGGCAAGGAGCAATTTAGGATTTGCAGCCAAAGCACGCGCAATGGCAACACGCTGTTTTTGTCCGCCCGAGAGTTCATTAGGCATATGTTTAGCCCAAGGCACCAAGCCCACTTTGTCGAGATAATGCATAGCGATTTCGTGGCGTTTTTTTCTACTCACATTTTGGTAATAGAGCGGAAGAGCCACATTTTCCACCACATTTTTAAAATTAATTAAATTATAAGATTGAAAGATAAAGCCCAAAAACTTGTTTCGGTAGTGTGCTGCCTTTTTCTCGCTTAGATTTTCAATGCGCACCCCATCAAGGTCGTAAGTGCCTGAGTCCGCCACATCAAGCATCCCAATGATGTTGAGCA
This Ornithobacterium rhinotracheale DNA region includes the following protein-coding sequences:
- a CDS encoding thiol-disulfide oxidoreductase DCC family protein: MRERIIFFDGVCNLCDGLVQFILKRDKNKIFKFSSLQSNFAQKKIAEFGENAQNLNTIFYLKDEKLFSQSQAVLEIARDLGGLYQIFYIFKVFPHSFRDFLYQRVAKNRYKLFGQKNECMLPTPELKNRFLD
- a CDS encoding efflux RND transporter periplasmic adaptor subunit, with the protein product MKAKKIIIAVLVLLVLCLGIWAFSYNYQKSTAENVVYETTHAFRTDIKKTAVATGEVKPREKIEIKPNITGVIQSIKVREGMEVTNGQLLATIKVIPNVNSLNSAQMQINSTKTELANQTRHYNRQKLLYSQGVISKAEYETALAAYNSAKQSLKNAENNYHTAKTGVAPGLEQYSTTQIRSTINGMILDIPVEIGDNVQEISNFSTGTTIATIANIKDMIFEGRVDEAEVGKLKIGMPLEIKIGALPNETFTGTLDFIAPSGIRNNGIVEFEIKASVNLNQNDFIRAGYSANAEITTENKKNVLVLAESDIQYEGDGTAFVEVKNGEEWIKKPIRLGVSDGENIEILKGITEKDEVKVWNIHLNEKSKEEKEK
- a CDS encoding FAD:protein FMN transferase; protein product: MKKSIILASSLLLLNVGCNKKTESSEPTLRYAKGDAFGSTYGIQYYSDKDLSDEIVKALTFFDDKISTYKSGTDVERFNQSEKGTAVDSVVIDLWKQCQDFNQKTDGYFDPTVQPLSNLYGFKKAKIHNKPSQAQVDSVMQFVGIAKTAVRNDSILKNDARTELVFNAITGYINDYVAHLLDKAGVKSYLVEIGGEIRAKGKKEDGNTWVVGVDVPKSGEQDLFTTVPLDNESLATSGNYRKFHILDNGDKVVHTMNPIDGTTGISNLLSATVIAPTAAEADATATALMAMGLDKAKAYAQKRTDLKFLLIWTDDKGEFQSEKFNKF
- a CDS encoding NUDIX hydrolase — protein: MNNLTSSNIKSLFRNTKTPGWKAQKVMAPPYRQNLVDKARYNPANPRIAAVLIIVYEENGELYFPVIHRNTYPGVHSNQIGFPGGRVEAIDENLQATALRESLEEINADPNCIEIVGELSQLFIPPSNFIVHPFVGIYKGRPDFIPSEREVKAIIPLKLNEFIHSPNIIEHTVVVDNIAHQVPAFALPNNLICWGATAMMLNEFLVFLRNSLNL
- a CDS encoding S8 family serine peptidase, with translation MKKLVLSLSLVASFVFAQEQPSAQELAKQNWFHVNYAKDSIYGVATDDAYAYAKSKGLKSSPVIVAVIDSGIEGDHPDLQANMWTNVKEIPGNGVDDDGNGYIDDIHGWNFIGGPNGDVDHDNTEITRLVREYKALFDSKNEAENKLNQQKYPKKYALYQEILPKYKEELTEAQMNVAKIQEQINQILTIYQDFAKEYGGDKVISIEEVKALKPKSQGAILLKEKIIEAVNSPEAEQYFGSTPNKIIDEIKEQGNDYAEHYKGKLDYYLNLDYDPRAIVGDNYNDVNERIYGNNTVEGPDALHGTHVAGIIGAVRNNGIGMNGVAENVKIMNVRTVPDGDERDKDVANAIRYAVDNGAKVINMSFGKPYSPNKQAVWDAIKYATDHNVLLVKAAGNDDVNIDKDIHYPTNFRNGHPVSNTLLTVGASTPNNNSIKASFSNYGKQQVDIFAPGVEIYSTVPDASYKYLQGTSMASPVVAGVAALVWSYFPNLTAQEIRNILIETGNYNENLKDISTHGVVVDALKALKKAEEVSNAKGSVSAEPVKSKAEKLKKANKKRKSKKRRR
- a CDS encoding Na(+)-translocating NADH-quinone reductase subunit F — encoded protein: MEFTEEELHYMAMNFIGEELQKMGFEFLAVNSKLKKHPQFVTYKKNEKNIFVLVQASIPPDDYTRLPAIASKMVAHAREQDARVWFAGVGITHADDLNRKPVKGEAYKLLFNGFNFLS
- a CDS encoding WbqC family protein, producing MFIFVANHMELNAFSSQYFPPIRFFADFLSQENPCIDVYENYQKQTYRNRCHILSPNGLQKLVVPIAHTGKRAMKDLQISYAQDWQKEHLRSFEAAYRRSPYFEYYEDDLMPVFEKKHKFLLDLNLEILEQLLNLLQVENKFSLSESYIESPATDFRQTYNAKNPVEDLPEYTQVFSEKLQFIPDLSVVDLLFNEGPQSIVYIKNLKQQ
- a CDS encoding lysophospholipid acyltransferase family protein; this encodes MNHKKNIFFDAFGYPHFIKRFIIFTFGAISYRRYNGFNKLKIQGTENIANLPEQNVLFVSNHQTYFADVSAMYHVFSSVKNGFQNSIKNPIYLLNPKIDMYYVAAKETMNKGLLAKLFSLAGAVTVKRTWREAGKDIKRKVDLKEIDNIEKALQQGWVITFPQGTTKAFAPGRKGTAHIIKKNKPIVVPVVIDGFRRSFDKKGLLIKKRGVEQTMTFKKPLEIDYENDSTQKIIDQVMDAIEQSEKYIKVKPIPEEGEAEN